AACACGTCGCTCTCGTGAATGGCGAGGAACGCGCCAGGGCAGCGGTGCGCGCCATCTCCAAAGCTCAGGGCCTGCCCTTGCACGCCACTTGGCAGTGCCCGGTGCGGACAAAGGATGAGCGGCTTGTCACCGATCACCGAAGCGTCAGCGTTGGCGGTCCGAATGTCCAGAATCATGCGCGCGCCCGCAGGGATATGGTGTGTCTGGCTTCCAGACTCAATGGTGACGTCCTCAATTGCTTTCCGCCACAGGGTTGAGGCGACCGGCTCCAACCGCAGGATCTCGTGGAGGATACGGTGCCGTTCAGGACGGTCGCCTGCGAGGTACTGGCGACGCAGTTCTTCCTGTTCCAGCAGGTGCCACGCCGCTACGCCGATAAACTCACGGGTGGTGACCATCCCGGCTGTGGCATACGTCAGGCATTCCACCAGAATTTCAAGGTCGTTGTAGCCCTTGCTGAGTAAGTGGCTGATCACGTCCTCCTGGGGCTTGTTGCGCCGCGCCTGGATGGCAGGGCGCACGTCAACTCGGTAGAAGTTCGACATCTTGAGCAGGCCCTTGGACTGCGACACGGCACTTCGCAGCCGGTCCAATGTGCCGACGCGTTGTTCACCATTGAGGTCGCTGCCAGAAAGCAACTCGTCGATGCGTCGGTCCATACCGGGTTTCAGAGAGTCGGTAAGACCAACGACGCGCGCCGCGACTTCGACCGAGAGTTCCATGCTCAAGGCACTGAGGTCAGCTTGCCCCGCTCGCTGGAG
This region of Deinococcus ruber genomic DNA includes:
- a CDS encoding cytochrome P450; protein product: MITEPTPRCPMHTADQKTSFGADHQPGVELQRDVWYLRTYAAVKQVLRDSEHVRQGATTENVLVTRLRPAVIFQDGEEHREQRTAIARFFTPKTVHDKHHAFIDLLTERLIVRLQRAGQADLSALSMELSVEVAARVVGLTDSLKPGMDRRIDELLSGSDLNGEQRVGTLDRLRSAVSQSKGLLKMSNFYRVDVRPAIQARRNKPQEDVISHLLSKGYNDLEILVECLTYATAGMVTTREFIGVAAWHLLEQEELRRQYLAGDRPERHRILHEILRLEPVASTLWRKAIEDVTIESGSQTHHIPAGARMILDIRTANADASVIGDKPLILCPHRALPSGVQGQALSFGDGAHRCPGAFLAIHESDVFLHRLLSLPLRIVSTPELTFNTLLMSYEIRDFIVEVA